In Solanum lycopersicum chromosome 5, SLM_r2.1, the following are encoded in one genomic region:
- the LOC138348403 gene encoding uncharacterized protein, with product MARNRTSASGGQDLIPAPASGNTIRGRGRGRARGRGRGRVAAPVDGQVPIATQVRDRTVPPDAEVIHGDVQDRVEGDGLAQDPPSTIIPLVLQDTLARMLGILEGMAKAGALPVTSDGSQTRVGGQTPDPIVAPDSQTPRAQPAAAVAPRLDSMEFPDMTSHLVNRPSMTIDEQKMFGRFRLMNPPTYTGDLAEDAYEFIVSCHERLHNLGLVESHGVDYTAFQMTGSAKHWWRDYISSRPAGSHPLSWTEFTQVFLSKFVPRSERERKRAEFEGLQQNGMSVAEYEGKFHALARHASMILPTEAERVRRFVKGLIIPIRLGVSQVAASGVPFQKVVDAAKELEMIRREGFEQREGKRTRYSGDYGGAPSRSRGYSGRGYHPQSNRPIHAAIPAFEAGYARHNSSSSVHTSQGSSSRPVVRGGHSGHSGSSHQPASRRGCFECGDMGHFVRDCPRTRRGGLHQGSQVSTSRAAQPPARGGAQNGRGGSHSGRGGSPSGRGGGRGGSQSDGGRSHCYAFPGRPEAEASDAVITDSIPSRSTSRGAN from the coding sequence ATGGCGAGGAACCGTACAtcggcaagtggtggtcaggATCTTATTCCTGCGCCTGCTTCTGGGAACACTATTCGAGGTAGAGGTAGGGGACGAGCTCGAGGTCGGGGTAGGGGCCGTGTGGCAGCTCCTGTGGATGGTCAAGTACCAATAGCTACCCAGGTTCGTGATAGGACTGTACCTCCTGATGCAGAGGTtattcatggggatgtgcaagatcgtgtcgagggggatgggcTAGCTCAGGATCCACCCAGTACTATTATCCCCCTGgtgcttcaagataccttgGCTCGTATGTTAGGAATCTTAGAGGGGATGGCCAAGGCAGGAGCTTTAcctgtcacttctgatggctcacagacccgtgttggaggtcaaactccagACCCGATAGTTGCTCCAGATTCTCAGACTCCCAGGGCTCAGCCAGCTGCCGCTGTAGCTCctcgtttggatagtatggagttcccagatatgacatcacatttggtgaatagaccttctatgactattgatgagcaaaagatgtttgggaggttcagactaatgaatcctcctacttatactggtgacttagctgaggatgcatatgaattcatagttagttgtcatgagaggttgcataatcttggattagtggagtctcatggagttgactacacagcgtttcagatgactggctctgctaagcattggtggagggattatattagtagtaggccagctggatcccatccactatcctggactgagtttactcaggtatttctatccaaatttgttccacgcagtgagagggagcgcaagagggccgagtttgagggtttgcagcaaaatggtatgtcagttgcagagtatgagggtaaatttcatgccttggctaggcatgcttcgatgatacttcccacagaggctgagagagtgaggaggtttgttaaggggctgATTATTCCAATTCGTCTAGGAGTGTCTCAGGTTGCTGCTTCTGGTGTTCCATTCcagaaagtggtagatgctgctaaggagttggagatgattcgacgtgagggatttgagcagcgagagggcaagaggactcgttattcaggtgattatggtggtgctccgtctaggagtcggggttactcgggcagaggttatcaccctcagtccaacagacccattcatgctgcCATACCAGCGTTTGAGGCTGGTTACGCTAGGCATAACTCTTCGAGCTCGGTACATACTTCgcagggttcatcttctagacctgtagttcgtggagggcattctggtcattcaggttcctctcatcagcctgcgtctcgtaggggttgctttgagtgtggtgatatgggacactttgtgagagactgccctaggaccagacgtggtggcttacatcagggttctcaggtttcgacttccagggctgcacaacctccagctaggggtggtgcacagaatggtagaggtggttctcattcaggtagaggtggttctccttctggtcgaggtggtggtcgtggaggttcacaatctgatggaggtcgttctcactgttatgcttttccaggtaggccagaggctgaagcctcagatgctgttatcacag